The Chloroflexus aggregans DSM 9485 genome segment GTGGTGCGTTCGAGGATGCCTTGGCGTATGCTAAAGGGCTTGGCTGCACCCGTGCCGGTGTGTTGCGCACCACGTTTGCCGAAGAGACCGAGACCGACCTGTTTGGCGAGCAGGTCGTACTCTGTGGTGGGGTGAGCGCACTGGTGAAGGCTGCCTTTGAAACGCTCGTCGAGGCCGGCTATCAACCGGAAGTGGCTTACTTCGAGTGTATGCACGAGCTGAAACTGATCGTTGACCTCTTTTATCAGGGTGGTCTCAATTACATGCGTTATTCGGTGAGCGACACGGCAGAGTGGGGAGATTATACCGCCGGCCCCAAGATTATCACCGAACAGACCCGTGCCGCGATGCGCCAGATACTGGCAGACATTCAGAGTGGTGCGTTTGCCGAAGACTGGATCGAAGAGAACCACAATGGCCGACCGCGCTTTAATGCGTACCGACAGGCCGACATTAATCACCCAATTGAGCAAATTGGGCGCGAATTGCGCCGAATGATGCCGTTTGTCAACCCGCGCGAAGTGAAGCCAGGTGAGGGCGGGGCGTAATGTAGATAGGGGCACACGGTCGTGCGTGTGCCCCATTCAGAACTTAACCATGTTAGCAGGAGGCGATGTATGACCAACACCACCGAACCGAGTGTAGAATACGTCCGTATTTTCGACACGACCCTCCGTGATGGCGAGCAAGCTCCCGGCTGCACAATGACCCTGGAGGAGAAGCTAGAAGTCGCCCGCCAACTTGCCCGCCTCAACGTTGATATCATCGAAGCCGGCTTCCCTGCGGCCTCGCCCGGCGACTGGGCTGCCGTTCACGAGATTGCCCGCGAAATCGGTACGCCCGATGGCCCGATTATCGCGGCGCTGGCCCGCGCCAACCGTGACGATATTGACAAGGCGTGGAGCGCGATCCAACCCGCCGCCAAGAAGCGCATTCACACCTTTATGTCAACTTCAGACATTCATCTGGAGTATCAATTCCGCAAGACCCGGGCTGAAGCGCTGCAACTCATCCACGAGATGGTGAGCTATGCCCGTTCATTGTGCGAGGATGTCGAGTTCTCACCGATGGATGCCGGACGCACCGATCCGCTCTTCTTGCGCGAGGCGGTGGCGGTAGCGGTGGCTGCCGGTGCCACGACGTTGAACATCCCCGATACGGTCGGCTATCTCACCCCCGATGAGTACGGTGCAATGATCCGTGACTTGCGCGAGAACGTGCCGGGGATCGAGAACTGCATCCTCTCGACCCACTGCCACGACGACTTAGGCATGGCCGTGGCCAATTCACTGGCCGGAGTGCGAGCAGGCGCACGGCAGGTGGAGTGTACGATTAACGGGATCGGTGAGCGAGCCGGCAATGCTTCACTCGAAGAAGTGGTGATGGCGCTGCATACCCGCCAACAGTATTACGGACTGCGCACCCGCATCAATACGCGCGAGATTGCACGGACCTCACGACTGGTCAGTAGTTTTATCGGTGTGCCCGTACCGCCGAACAAGGCGATTGTGGGGGCGAATGCGTTTGCCCACGAATCGGGTATCCATCAAGATGGCGTTTTGAAGTATCGCCAGACCTACGAGATCATGAGCGCCGAGACGGTCGGTTTCGATAGCAATACGCTGGTGCTCGGTAAACACTCTGGGCGTCATGCTTTCCGCAAGTATCTCGAAGAGAAGGGGTACAAGCTGAACGATGACGAATTCCAGCATGTCTTCGCCCGCTTTAAAGATCTGTGTGACCGCAAGAAGAAGGTTGACGATCGCGACATCGAGGCGCTGATCGCGGGTGAGATGCAACACACCCCAGAGCTGTATAAACTCGATCACGTGCAGTACGCTTCAGGGGTTGGCATGATCCCAACCGCGACGGTGCGGCTGATCGGTCCCGATGGTCAGGCCAAAGTGGATAGCGCACAAGGTACCGGCCCGGTCGATGCGGTGTATCAGGCGATTAACCGGATCATTCAGCGCCCAAACGAGTTGATCGAGTTTTCGATTAACGCCATTACCGAGGGGCTTGATGCCGTTGCCGAAGTAACGGTTCGCATTCGCGAGCAGGGTTCGTCGGCACGCCTTTCGGAGAGTAGTAGCACTGCAACGAGCTTGACCGGTCGGCGACAGTCCCAGCAGATCTTTAGTGGGTATGGTGTTCATACCGACACGATTGTTGCCGCTGCGCAAGCGTATATGGCGGCGCTGAATAAGATGCTGGCCGCCCGCCAAGAGCGGATCAAGGCTGAGGCGATGGCGTATTCTGCCGGCTATAGTGGTGAAGCTACAACCCTGCCGGTGGATATTTTTGGCGGTAGTACGTTGGGGTAGCGGACCATACGATGGGTGGGGGCAGGATTCATCTGCGCCCATCCACATACTGTTCTTGCGCAGGTGGTACGAAGTATCCGGTTGTTGTCATTGATGTTGTATGCAAACGATTGCCTACCTCGGTCCACCGGGGACATTTAGTGAAGAGGCTGCGCTGGCGTATGCTGCCGGTCGGGAAGTGCGTTTGTTGCCTCTCGCAAGCATCCCAGCCGTCGTGACGGCGATTGAAACCGCAGCAGCGACGGTCGGTGTTTTACCGATTGAGAATTTACTTGAGGGGAGCGTCAGCTATACGCTTGACTTACTGATCCACGAGACCAATTTACAAATCACGGGCGAGATTGTCGTACCGATTCGACAATATTTGCTGGCCCGACCCGGTTTACAGTTGAGCGACATTAAAGTCTTGTACGCGCACCCCCAGTCACTTGCCCAGTGCCGGCGTTTCGTTGAACGATGCTTACCCGGTGTGATCACCGTCGCATCGCTGAGCAATTCGGCTGCACCGGCTGAAGCGATGGCCGATGAGCGGCCGGCAGCCGCTATCGGTACGCTACGCGCTGCCGAGTTG includes the following:
- the ilvC gene encoding ketol-acid reductoisomerase → MAELYYDNQADLNRLKHKPIAIIGFGSQGHAHARNLADSGLDVRVGLYPGSKSWAKVEEAGLKVMTVAEAAREAQIVMILTPDIGQAELYREHIAPAMEPGKTLMFAHGFNIRFGQIVPPAGIDVSMVAPKAPGHRVREVFVQGGGVPALIAVEQDATGGAFEDALAYAKGLGCTRAGVLRTTFAEETETDLFGEQVVLCGGVSALVKAAFETLVEAGYQPEVAYFECMHELKLIVDLFYQGGLNYMRYSVSDTAEWGDYTAGPKIITEQTRAAMRQILADIQSGAFAEDWIEENHNGRPRFNAYRQADINHPIEQIGRELRRMMPFVNPREVKPGEGGA
- the pheA gene encoding prephenate dehydratase codes for the protein MQTIAYLGPPGTFSEEAALAYAAGREVRLLPLASIPAVVTAIETAAATVGVLPIENLLEGSVSYTLDLLIHETNLQITGEIVVPIRQYLLARPGLQLSDIKVLYAHPQSLAQCRRFVERCLPGVITVASLSNSAAPAEAMADERPAAAIGTLRAAELVGASILAREIADSPHNVTRFVVLAHEDAPPTGDDKTSFCFGFTREDRPGSLVSALQELAAENINMTKLESRPTRAILGQYIFLVDINGHRHEPHVARALERIRERTGMLKIFGSYPRWKGSNGNHR
- a CDS encoding 2-isopropylmalate synthase, with amino-acid sequence MTNTTEPSVEYVRIFDTTLRDGEQAPGCTMTLEEKLEVARQLARLNVDIIEAGFPAASPGDWAAVHEIAREIGTPDGPIIAALARANRDDIDKAWSAIQPAAKKRIHTFMSTSDIHLEYQFRKTRAEALQLIHEMVSYARSLCEDVEFSPMDAGRTDPLFLREAVAVAVAAGATTLNIPDTVGYLTPDEYGAMIRDLRENVPGIENCILSTHCHDDLGMAVANSLAGVRAGARQVECTINGIGERAGNASLEEVVMALHTRQQYYGLRTRINTREIARTSRLVSSFIGVPVPPNKAIVGANAFAHESGIHQDGVLKYRQTYEIMSAETVGFDSNTLVLGKHSGRHAFRKYLEEKGYKLNDDEFQHVFARFKDLCDRKKKVDDRDIEALIAGEMQHTPELYKLDHVQYASGVGMIPTATVRLIGPDGQAKVDSAQGTGPVDAVYQAINRIIQRPNELIEFSINAITEGLDAVAEVTVRIREQGSSARLSESSSTATSLTGRRQSQQIFSGYGVHTDTIVAAAQAYMAALNKMLAARQERIKAEAMAYSAGYSGEATTLPVDIFGGSTLG